A region from the Corylus avellana chromosome ca7, CavTom2PMs-1.0 genome encodes:
- the LOC132186976 gene encoding transcription factor MYC2: protein MEEIIISPSSSSSLVSLPQETPPTLQQRLQFVVQSQPEWWTYAIFWQSANDDNGNLFLAWGDGHFQGTKDTSPKLSHINTHHPMSLLHSERRKFMRDIQSIITENHHDIDNMSLNSDVTDAEWFYVMSLTRSFSAGDGVLGKAFSTNSLVWLTGGHELQFYSCERAKEAQMHGIETLVCIPTSSGILEIGSQEIIGENWGLVQQAKSLFGSDLIGLVPKQPNPSSGPMQFLDRNISFADIGIIAGVQEEDNSQEEKKKKKDCFKGAQSSYVDSEHSDSDCPLIAVNIEKRTPKKRGRKPGLGRDTPLNHVEAERQRREKLNHRFYALRAVVPNVSRMDKASLLSDAVSYINELKTKIDELESQLQRESKKVKLEMADTMDNQSTTTSVDQARPSSGGLALEVEIKIVGLDAMIRVQSENVNYPSARLMGALRDLELQIHHASMSCVNELMLQDVVVRVPEGLRTEEALKTALLRRLEQ, encoded by the coding sequence ATGGAAGAAATAATAatctctccctcctcctcttcctctctaGTATCTTTGCCCCAAGAAACCCCACCAACCCTTCAACAGAGGCTCCAATTCGTTGTCCAAAGCCAACCTGAGTGGTGGACTTACGCCATTTTCTGGCAATCCGCTAACGACGACAATGGCAACCTCTTCTTGGCCTGGGGCGACGGCCATTTCCAAGGCACCAAAGACACGTCCCCTAAGCTCTCCCACATCAACACCCACCACCCCATGTCACTCCTACATTCCGAGAGAAGAAAATTCATGAGGGATATCCAATCCATCATCACCGAAAACCACCATGACATCGACAACATGTCCTTAAACTCCGACGTCACCGACGCCGAATGGTTCTATGTCATGTCGTTAACCCGCTCTTTCTCCGCCGGCGACGGCGTGCTTGGCAAGGCCTTTAGTACTAATTCTCTGGTCTGGCTGACAGGCGGCCACGAGCTTCAGTTCTACAGCTGTGAGAGAGCTAAAGAAGCTCAAATGCATGGGATTGAGACTTTGGTTTGTATCCCAACATCCAGCGGGATTCTTGAAATAGGTTCTCAGGAGATTATCGGAGAGAACTGGGGTTTAGTCCAACAGGCCAAGTCTTTATTCGGGTCGGATCTCATTGGCTTAGTACCCAAGCAACCGAACCCGAGTTCCGGACCGATGCAATTTCTCGACAGAAACATTTCTTTCGCGGATATCGGCATAATTGCCGGCGTACAAGAAGAGGATAATtctcaagaagagaaaaagaagaagaaagattgcTTCAAAGGAGCGCAATCTTCATACGTGGACTCGGAGCACTCCGATTCCGATTGTCCCCTAATCGCCGTGAACATAGAGAAAAGAACTCCCAAGAAAAGAGGGAGAAAACCAGGGCTCGGCCGCGACACGCCGTTGAACCACGTCGAGGCGGAGCGGCAGCGGCGGGAGAAGCTGAACCACCGGTTCTACGCTCTGCGCGCCGTAGTGCCCAACGTGTCGAGGATGGACAAGGCGTCGTTGCTCTCCGACGCGGTCTCCTACATCAACGAGCTGAAGACGAAGATCGATGAGCTGGAGTCGCAGCTCCAAAGAGAGTCTAAGAAGGTGAAGCTAGAAATGGCCGATACCATGGACAACCAAAGCACCACCACCTCCGTCGACCAAGCCAGGCCCAGCTCCGGAGGGTTGGCGCTGGAGGTGGAGATCAAGATTGTAGGACTCGATGCGATGATTAGGGTTCAATCGGAGAATGTTAATTACCCGTCGGCACGGTTAATGGGTGCTCTACGTGACCTGGAGTTGCAAATCCACCATGCCAGCATGTCGTGCGTCAACGAGCTCATGCTTCAGGATGTCGTGGTGAGGGTTCCTGAAGGATTGAGAACCGAAGAGGCTCTTAAAACTGCTCTTCTTAGAAGATTAGAGCAGTAA
- the LOC132188164 gene encoding uncharacterized protein LOC132188164, whose product MKQEQHNHQKRLVSVALKLAKPTAYFTLLLLTYTLGYLSSPSATSLPSTPTPTINELTNLPSQLDNFRVTSHCADPLPAELVRQTILHRVYNGTSPFEGFPPAHVSSLLRHQRIKGWGSTGAVFDHLIQKVKPRTIIEVGSFLGASAIHMAGLTRELGLDTQILCIDDFRGWPGFRDRFKDIQMINGEVLLMYQFMQNLVSKNASESVLPVPFSSASALGKLCEWGVYGDLIEVDAGHDFLSAWSDINRAYRVLRPGGVIFGHDYFTSADDRGVRRAVNLFARIHGLKIKLDGQHWVIDSTN is encoded by the coding sequence ATGAAACAAGAGCAACACAACCACCAAAAGAGACTCGTTTCCGTGGCCTTGAAACTAGCAAAACCCACTGCGTACTTTACCCTCCTCTTGCTAACCTACACCTTGGGTTACCTATCCTCCCCTTCCGCCACCTCTCTCCCCTCGACCCCAACCCCCACCATCAACGAACTCACCAACCTGCCCTCCCAACTGGATAACTTTCGAGTCACGTCTCACTGCGCCGACCCGCTCCCAGCCGAACTCGTCCGCCAAACTATTCTCCACCGAGTCTACAACGGGACCTCGCCCTTCGAGGGGTTCCCCCCAGCGCACGTTAGCTCCCTCCTACGCCACCAGAGGATCAAAGGGTGGGGCTCAACCGGCGCCGTTTTCGACCACCTAATCCAAAAAGTCAAGCCCCGCACCATCATTGAGGTGGGCTCGTTTCTAGGCGCGTCGGCGATCCACATGGCCGGGTTGACTCGCGAACTCGGCCTCGACACCCAGATCCTTTGCATCGACGATTTCCGCGGCTGGCCCGGGTTCAGGGACCGGTTCAAGGACATTCAGATGATAAACGGTGAGGTTTTGTTGATGTACCAATTCATGCAGAACTTGGTTTCCAAAAACGCGAGCGAGTCGGTTTTACCCGTTCCGTTTTCGAGCGCGTCGGCTCTCGGCAAGCTTTGCGAGTGGGGCGTGTACGGTGATTTGATCGAAGTCGATGCGGGTCATGACTTTTTGTCGGCGTGGTCTGATATAAACCGGGCGTACCGGGTTTTAAGACCCGGTGGGGTAATTTTTGGTCACGATTATTTTACATCAGCAGATGACAGGGGAGTTCGGAGGGCAGTCAATTTGTTTGCTCGAATTCACGGCCTCAAAATCAAACTGGATGGCCAACATTGGGTTATCGATTCAACTAATTAG